Genomic window (Comamonas endophytica):
GAATTCGCCATCCTTGCCCGTGGGCACCAGGTCCAGCGCCAGCTTCGGGGACTGGGCCGCGAAGCTGGTGATCAGGCGCGCCGCGGGGTAGTAGCGGTTGAGCGTGTCCTTGCCGTCCTTCTTCCAGGTATAGAGCGGATAGCGCTCATCGGCGGCAACGATGGACTCGCCACGCGCCGCGCCGAACGACAGGGCAAAGCCGTCGGCGGCCTTGCGCACCTCGGCGGCCTTCTCGCCCTGGCCTGCGATCAGCGTGGCCGTGGGCTGGCCGAACTTGTCCAGCAGCCCGGGCGAGGCCTCGCGCAGGTTCTCGCCGAATTCGCCGAAGCGCACGATGGCGTTTTGCTGGCCGGCGGGCTGCTCGATCCAGATCTGGTGCGCCTGTGCGGCGTGGGCAAAGCCCAGCAGGGCCAGCGTGGCGCTGGCCATGGAGATCATGCGGTTCATCATTTTTCCTTGAGGTTTAGAAATCGACCTGGGCCGACAGCATCAGCGTGCGCGGCGCGCCCACGGTGGCGTAGCCTGCGGCCGTCACCCAATAAGCCTTGTTGGCGACGTTTTCCAGATTGGCGCGCAGCACCACCGGCTGGTTGCCGAACTTGGTGGCATAGCGCGCGCCCAGGTCCACGCGGGTCCACGACGGCATGCGCAGCAGGTTGGCGGCGTCGTACCACATGGAGGACGTGTTGATCACGCGGCCGTTGAGGCTCAGGCCCGGCACCCAGGGCGTATCCCAGTCCAGCCCGACATTGAAGGTGCGATCGGGCACGCCGTTGGCGTCGTTGCCCTGGTTCACGCCGCCCTGCGTCCTGGTCAGCTTGGCGTCATTGAAGGCGGCGCTGGCCATCAGGCGCAGGCCGCGCTGCACTTCGCCATAGGCCGTCAGCTCCAGGCCGCGGTAGCGCTGCTCGCCGCCGAAGCTGTAGACCAGCGTGGTGGGATCGGTCGTGGCAATCGGCCGCTTGATCTCGTAGATCGCGGCCTGGGTCAGCAGGCGGCCCCAGTCGGCCTTGACGCCGATTTCATTCTGCTTGGTCTTCTGCGGCGCGAACACCTGGCCCACATTGGCCGTGCCCGCACCCGCCGTGCCACCGGCCGACAGGCCCGAGGTATGGTTGGCGTAGACCGAGACGTTCTGCGTGGCCTTGAAAACCACGCCCGCCAGCGGCGTGACCGAGCTGGCATCGTAGGGCGTGGAGCCGTTGACGCTCTTTTGCTCGATGTTCTGATGGCGCGCACCCAGCGTGACCAGCAGCCGGTCGTTGTAGAACGCCAGGGTATCGACCACCGCGACGCTGCGCAGCGACAGTTCCGCGGACTTGGTAGGCGTGCCGCGTGCAAAGTTGATCGCAGGCAGCGGCGCGGGGTTGTAGATATTGGAAGCAGCGCCCGGCCTGGGCGTCAGCTGGTAGAAAAAGCCGGTCTCGCGCTGCAGGCCATTGGCCGTGACTGCCACCGTATGGCCCACATCGCCGGTCTTGAAACGCGTGCGCAGGCCCACGTCGGCTGCGGTGGTCTTGTTGTACTCGTCGTAATAGCCGTTCTGCACGCCGAAGTTGCCGGCGGAGTTGATCCGCGGGAATGCGGTGGGGAAATCCTGGTCGCTGGTCACTTCGCTGTAGCCGATGCCGCCATAGACGGTGGTGCTGTCGCTCAGGTCGTACTCGATGCGCGTGAGCGCGGTCTTGGCATCGTCCGCGAGCTTCGCGCCCGGATAGAAGGTCTGGCGCGGGTCCGGCACGGCAGGCAGCTCGGTGATGCCGGCCAGGAAGCCGGCCTGCGGGCGGTAGTTCACCGATTTGCCCTTGGTGTAGAGCAGATCGGCCGACCAGCGCAGGCGGGCGCCGGCGTAGTCCACGCCCAGCGCGCCCAGGCCCAGGCGCTGGCGGCCGCCATCGATATTGCCTTCGCCGTTGCGCCACACGCCATTGGCGCGCACGCCCCACTCGTTGTCCTCGCCA
Coding sequences:
- a CDS encoding DUF4198 domain-containing protein, yielding MISMASATLALLGFAHAAQAHQIWIEQPAGQQNAIVRFGEFGENLREASPGLLDKFGQPTATLIAGQGEKAAEVRKAADGFALSFGAARGESIVAADERYPLYTWKKDGKDTLNRYYPAARLITSFAAQSPKLALDLVPTGKDGEFKLYLKGQPKAGAKVALVTQSGWAKEAQTDAQGLVQFDMPWKGTYVAEVSVNDATAGERAGAGGTEKFDAVSYVTSLTYVKPDGVEPIPAPPAAAPNQ
- a CDS encoding TonB-dependent receptor, giving the protein MSSSCARLPHAGPFTPTELSRGLRLCLGACLAIAAAGAAAQTSSTAANRLGDVTVTDQAASIGGLQKTYSGGQLARGGDLGILGRTDLMNVPFSTTNYTSTYIENQQALNISDVVMSDASVRTLQARGGYGEDFQVRGLTIGARDVAVNGLYGLSPATRMPLEVIERVEVLKGPGSFTNGVGPKESVGGAINVVTKRAGDVPLTRVTGTYMGKAQFGTHLDVGRRFGEDNEWGVRANGVWRNGEGNIDGGRQRLGLGALGVDYAGARLRWSADLLYTKGKSVNYRPQAGFLAGITELPAVPDPRQTFYPGAKLADDAKTALTRIEYDLSDSTTVYGGIGYSEVTSDQDFPTAFPRINSAGNFGVQNGYYDEYNKTTAADVGLRTRFKTGDVGHTVAVTANGLQRETGFFYQLTPRPGAASNIYNPAPLPAINFARGTPTKSAELSLRSVAVVDTLAFYNDRLLVTLGARHQNIEQKSVNGSTPYDASSVTPLAGVVFKATQNVSVYANHTSGLSAGGTAGAGTANVGQVFAPQKTKQNEIGVKADWGRLLTQAAIYEIKRPIATTDPTTLVYSFGGEQRYRGLELTAYGEVQRGLRLMASAAFNDAKLTRTQGGVNQGNDANGVPDRTFNVGLDWDTPWVPGLSLNGRVINTSSMWYDAANLLRMPSWTRVDLGARYATKFGNQPVVLRANLENVANKAYWVTAAGYATVGAPRTLMLSAQVDF